Proteins co-encoded in one Ponticoccus alexandrii genomic window:
- a CDS encoding NlpC/P60 family protein, protein MSAVVAAARGWIGTPYVHQASVRGAGCDCLGLLRGVWREVLGPEPEVIPAYGMDWSEPQGDERLWRAALAHLVARPVDRAAPGDVLLFRMREGSVAKHVGIQARCDAVSSFVHAYTGHGVIESALSAPWARRVVARFAFPTGE, encoded by the coding sequence ATGAGCGCGGTCGTCGCCGCCGCGCGCGGCTGGATCGGCACGCCCTACGTGCATCAGGCCAGCGTGCGGGGGGCGGGCTGCGATTGCCTGGGGCTGTTGCGCGGTGTCTGGCGCGAGGTTCTGGGGCCGGAGCCGGAGGTCATCCCGGCCTACGGCATGGACTGGTCCGAGCCGCAGGGGGACGAGCGTCTGTGGCGCGCCGCGCTGGCGCATTTGGTCGCAAGACCGGTGGACCGGGCCGCGCCGGGCGACGTCCTGCTGTTCCGCATGCGCGAGGGCTCGGTGGCCAAGCACGTCGGCATTCAGGCGCGCTGCGATGCGGTTTCCAGCTTTGTCCATGCCTATACCGGGCATGGCGTTATCGAAAGCGCGCTGAGCGCGCCCTGGGCGCGGCGGGTGGTGGCCCGTTTCGCCTTTCCAACCGGAGAATGA
- a CDS encoding baseplate multidomain protein megatron, which produces MATILLSAAGAALGSSLGGSVLGLSMTAVGRFIGATIGRSLDQRLMGQGSEAVETGRIERFRVTGAGEGAPISQVYGRMRLGGHVIWASEFTEHVDESGGGGGGKGAPKQPKVRQYSYSVSLAIALCEGEITSVQRVWADGAEVAVRNLNMRVYKGTRDQAPDPTIEAVEGIGAVPAYRGTAYVVFEDLGLEAFGNRVPQFSFEVTRPDLGEGDVPGLLQGVAMIPGTGEYALATEPVYMSYMADPEAPPPTDSLWTFGSEVQAVRQSSGPKVANVNTPSEAPDFITSLAQLTEEAPNCGAVSLIVSWFGDDLRCGDCTIRPKVEQAEHDGTTMPWRVSGLSRGEAGLVPRDGDRPVYGGTPADASVIQALRRMQGQGLAVLYYPFILMDQMAGNGLTDPWSGAADQPVLPWRGRISLSMAPGREGSPDRTAQADAEVATFFGTASASDFTIGSGSIVYSGPDEWRYRRFILHQAALCAVAGGVDSFCIGSEMRGLTHIRGAGGFAAVAALRDLAAECRAILGPQVKIGYAADWTEYFGYHPRDGSGDLYFHLDPLWADEAIDFVGIDNYMPLSDWRDGDGHADAGWGAVHNIDYLRANIEGGEGYDWYYPSPEARAAQRREPITDGAHDEPWVWRYKDIRNWWANRHHERIGGVRQEAPTDWEPQGKPVWFTELGCAAIDKGTNQPNKFLDPKSSESTLPRYSNGMRDETIQHQYLRAMLGYWGEPAHNPLSEVYGGPMLDMSRAFVWAWDARPYPWFPGLGALWSDGGNYRRGHWLNGRLSGRTLASVVTEICQRVGLNDIDTSQLHGFVRGYAVTDVQDARRSLQPLMLTHGFDAIERDGVLVFRMRSGRNAVDLDRADLAVTEDIEGDLAEIRAGEAEMAGRVRVGFVLADADHQVVSEETVLPDERTHAVSETGLQMALTRAEGRQTAERWLAEARVARDTMRFALPPSKLALGAGDIVRLPSRSGPTLARIDKVEVMEHQIVDAVRIEPDVFQPSQFDEADALLRPFVPAVPVTPLFLDLPLLTGEEVPHAPHLALTAEPWPGSVAVYASAEDANYTLNSLVAGQSVVGVTENNLHAAPPGRIDRGEAVHVVLNGGALQSISDEAFLAGGNVMAVGDGSPGNWEIFQFRDAQLLAPNQWLLSHRLRGQAGSDGIMPEVWPRGSIVVLMNGMPTQIALKAVERRLNRHYRIGPARRPYDDPSYIYRQGAFDGNGLRPYRPAHLRAEGTPGSDIGLSWVRRTRIEGDSWDGLEVPLGEESERYLVRVQQGETVIRETTTATPVWTYTAAVQGDDAISGAFDIHVAQVSASYGPGPFARLTLGA; this is translated from the coding sequence ATGGCGACGATCCTTCTTTCCGCCGCGGGTGCGGCCCTTGGCAGTTCGCTGGGTGGCTCTGTCCTTGGCCTGTCGATGACGGCGGTCGGACGGTTCATCGGGGCCACCATCGGGCGCAGCCTTGACCAGCGGCTGATGGGGCAGGGCTCTGAGGCGGTCGAGACCGGGCGCATCGAGCGCTTCCGCGTGACGGGCGCCGGCGAAGGCGCGCCGATCTCGCAGGTCTACGGGCGGATGCGCCTTGGCGGGCATGTCATCTGGGCGTCCGAATTCACCGAGCATGTGGATGAAAGTGGCGGAGGCGGCGGCGGCAAGGGGGCGCCGAAACAGCCCAAGGTGCGGCAGTACAGCTATTCCGTGAGCCTTGCCATTGCCCTGTGCGAGGGCGAGATCACCAGCGTCCAGCGGGTCTGGGCCGACGGTGCAGAGGTCGCAGTTCGCAATCTGAACATGCGGGTCTATAAGGGCACCCGCGATCAGGCACCCGATCCGACCATCGAGGCTGTCGAGGGCATTGGCGCCGTGCCCGCCTACCGAGGCACGGCCTACGTGGTCTTTGAGGATCTGGGCCTTGAGGCGTTCGGCAACCGCGTGCCGCAATTCAGCTTCGAGGTCACGCGCCCCGATCTGGGCGAGGGCGACGTGCCCGGGCTGCTGCAAGGCGTGGCGATGATCCCCGGCACCGGCGAATATGCCCTTGCGACAGAGCCTGTCTACATGAGTTACATGGCCGACCCGGAGGCGCCGCCGCCCACGGACAGCCTTTGGACGTTTGGCTCGGAGGTTCAGGCGGTCCGTCAGAGCTCGGGACCGAAGGTGGCGAACGTCAACACGCCCTCGGAAGCGCCGGATTTCATCACCTCGCTGGCCCAGTTGACCGAAGAGGCGCCAAACTGCGGGGCGGTCTCGCTGATCGTCAGCTGGTTTGGCGACGACCTGCGCTGTGGCGACTGCACGATCCGGCCCAAGGTCGAACAGGCGGAGCACGATGGCACCACCATGCCGTGGCGCGTCAGCGGGCTTTCTCGCGGAGAGGCCGGGCTTGTGCCGCGCGACGGTGATCGGCCTGTCTATGGCGGGACGCCCGCCGATGCCTCGGTGATCCAGGCCCTCCGGCGGATGCAGGGGCAGGGTCTGGCGGTTCTTTACTATCCGTTCATTCTTATGGACCAGATGGCGGGCAACGGGCTGACGGACCCGTGGAGTGGGGCGGCAGATCAGCCTGTTCTGCCGTGGCGTGGCCGCATCTCGCTGAGCATGGCACCGGGGCGCGAGGGCTCTCCGGACCGGACCGCGCAGGCGGATGCGGAAGTCGCGACCTTCTTCGGCACTGCCTCGGCCAGCGATTTCACGATCGGTTCCGGCAGCATCGTGTACAGCGGCCCGGACGAGTGGCGCTACCGGCGCTTCATCCTGCATCAGGCGGCCCTTTGCGCGGTCGCGGGCGGTGTGGATTCCTTTTGCATCGGGTCAGAGATGCGCGGCCTGACCCATATCCGGGGGGCGGGGGGCTTTGCCGCCGTGGCGGCCCTGCGCGACCTTGCGGCGGAGTGCCGGGCGATCCTCGGGCCACAGGTGAAAATCGGCTATGCCGCCGACTGGACCGAGTATTTCGGGTATCACCCGCGGGACGGCTCGGGCGATCTGTACTTCCACCTCGATCCGCTCTGGGCAGACGAGGCCATCGACTTCGTGGGCATCGACAACTACATGCCGCTGTCCGACTGGCGCGACGGGGACGGCCATGCGGATGCCGGGTGGGGCGCGGTGCACAATATCGACTACCTGCGCGCCAATATCGAGGGCGGCGAAGGCTACGACTGGTATTACCCTTCGCCCGAGGCCCGCGCGGCGCAGCGCCGCGAGCCGATCACCGACGGCGCCCATGACGAGCCATGGGTCTGGCGCTACAAGGACATCCGCAACTGGTGGGCGAACCGCCACCACGAACGCATTGGCGGCGTCCGGCAGGAGGCGCCGACCGATTGGGAGCCGCAGGGCAAGCCGGTCTGGTTCACCGAACTTGGCTGCGCGGCGATCGACAAGGGCACCAACCAGCCGAACAAGTTCCTCGATCCCAAGTCCTCGGAATCGACTTTGCCCCGCTATTCCAACGGGATGCGGGACGAGACTATCCAGCACCAGTACCTTCGCGCCATGCTGGGCTATTGGGGCGAGCCCGCGCATAACCCGCTGTCCGAGGTCTACGGCGGCCCTATGCTGGACATGAGCCGCGCCTTCGTCTGGGCCTGGGACGCGCGGCCTTATCCCTGGTTTCCGGGGCTGGGCGCCCTGTGGTCGGACGGCGGCAACTACCGGCGCGGCCATTGGCTGAACGGGCGGCTGTCGGGGCGGACGCTGGCCTCTGTGGTGACCGAGATCTGCCAGCGCGTCGGATTGAATGACATTGACACCAGCCAGCTGCACGGCTTCGTGCGTGGCTATGCGGTTACCGACGTGCAGGATGCGCGGCGCTCTCTTCAGCCGCTGATGCTGACGCATGGGTTCGACGCGATCGAACGCGACGGTGTGCTGGTCTTCCGGATGCGCAGCGGGCGCAATGCCGTGGACCTCGATCGGGCCGACCTTGCCGTGACCGAGGACATAGAGGGCGACCTGGCAGAGATCCGGGCGGGCGAGGCCGAGATGGCGGGCCGGGTGCGCGTGGGGTTCGTCCTTGCCGACGCGGACCATCAGGTGGTCTCGGAAGAGACCGTCTTGCCGGACGAGCGCACCCACGCGGTATCCGAGACCGGCCTTCAGATGGCGCTGACCCGGGCCGAGGGCCGCCAGACCGCAGAGCGCTGGCTGGCCGAGGCGCGGGTGGCGCGCGACACGATGCGCTTTGCCCTGCCGCCGTCGAAGCTGGCGCTGGGGGCGGGGGATATCGTGCGGCTGCCGTCCCGGTCGGGGCCGACGCTGGCCCGGATCGACAAGGTCGAGGTTATGGAGCATCAAATCGTGGATGCCGTCCGCATCGAGCCGGATGTCTTCCAGCCGTCCCAGTTCGACGAGGCCGACGCCCTGCTTCGGCCCTTCGTGCCCGCGGTACCGGTGACGCCGCTCTTCCTCGACCTGCCCTTGCTGACTGGCGAGGAAGTCCCGCACGCCCCGCATCTAGCCCTGACCGCAGAGCCATGGCCGGGCTCTGTCGCGGTCTATGCCTCTGCGGAGGACGCGAATTACACGCTGAACAGCCTTGTGGCGGGGCAGTCAGTGGTCGGTGTGACTGAAAACAACCTGCACGCGGCTCCCCCGGGGCGGATCGACCGGGGCGAAGCCGTGCATGTCGTGCTGAACGGCGGCGCATTGCAAAGCATCTCGGACGAGGCGTTTCTGGCGGGCGGCAATGTCATGGCCGTCGGCGACGGTAGCCCGGGAAACTGGGAGATCTTCCAGTTTCGCGACGCGCAGCTTCTGGCGCCGAACCAGTGGCTCTTGTCGCACCGGCTGCGCGGGCAGGCGGGCAGTGACGGGATCATGCCGGAGGTCTGGCCCAGGGGCTCCATCGTGGTTCTGATGAACGGGATGCCCACCCAGATTGCCCTGAAGGCGGTCGAGCGTCGGCTGAACCGCCACTATCGTATCGGCCCGGCGCGGCGGCCCTATGACGATCCGAGTTACATCTACCGCCAGGGCGCCTTCGATGGCAACGGTCTGCGGCCCTACCGGCCAGCCCACCTGCGGGCCGAGGGCACGCCGGGCAGCGACATTGGCCTGAGCTGGGTTCGGCGCACGCGCATCGAGGGCGACAGCTGGGACGGACTGGAGGTGCCGCTGGGCGAGGAAAGCGAACGCTACCTGGTGCGCGTTCAGCAGGGGGAGACGGTGATCCGCGAGACCACCACCGCGACGCCGGTGTGGACCTATACCGCTGCGGTGCAGGGGGACGACGCTATCAGCGGCGCCTTCGATATCCATGTCGCGCAGGTTTCTGCCAGCTACGGGCCGGGTCCTTTCGCCCGCCTGACGCTGGGTGCATGA
- the cysE gene encoding serine O-acetyltransferase, whose amino-acid sequence MAETRAKLAEVDPVWARIMREAEEAVRAEPLLGGMVHYSILHHPTIERALSYRISLKLANGEMSEQIIREICDEAYSAEPDLSLSARADIAATYDRDPACHRFLQPLLFFKGFQAVQAYRVAHWLWTEGRRDLSYFFQMRSSEVFGIDIHPAARIGKGIMIDHAHSIVIGETAVVGDNVSMLHSVTLGGTGKEEEDRHPKIGNGVLIGAGAKVLGNITIGSCSRIAAGSVVLKDVPPCKTVAGVPAKIVGEAGCDQPSVSMDQLLGFHT is encoded by the coding sequence ATGGCCGAAACACGCGCGAAACTGGCCGAAGTCGATCCGGTCTGGGCCCGCATCATGCGGGAAGCCGAGGAAGCCGTCAGAGCAGAGCCGCTGTTGGGCGGGATGGTGCATTACTCGATCCTGCACCATCCGACCATTGAGCGGGCGCTCAGCTACCGGATCTCTCTGAAACTCGCCAATGGCGAGATGTCGGAACAGATCATCCGCGAGATCTGCGACGAGGCCTATTCGGCGGAGCCGGATCTGTCCCTGAGTGCGCGCGCCGATATCGCCGCCACCTACGACCGCGACCCTGCCTGCCATCGCTTTTTGCAGCCGCTGCTGTTCTTCAAGGGCTTTCAGGCGGTGCAGGCCTACCGCGTGGCGCATTGGCTGTGGACCGAGGGCCGCCGCGACCTGTCGTATTTCTTCCAGATGCGGTCCTCGGAGGTTTTCGGCATCGACATCCATCCCGCCGCGCGCATCGGCAAGGGAATCATGATAGACCACGCGCACAGCATCGTCATCGGCGAGACGGCGGTGGTGGGGGACAACGTCTCGATGCTGCATTCGGTGACGCTGGGCGGGACCGGCAAGGAAGAAGAGGACCGCCACCCGAAGATCGGCAACGGCGTCCTGATCGGCGCCGGCGCCAAGGTGCTTGGCAACATCACGATCGGCAGCTGTTCGCGCATCGCCGCCGGGTCGGTGGTGCTGAAGGACGTGCCGCCCTGCAAGACCGTGGCGGGCGTGCCGGCCAAGATCGTCGGAGAGGCCGGCTGCGACCAGCCCTCCGTGTCGATGGACCAGCTGCTTGGTTTTCACACCTGA